A genomic segment from Actinoplanes sichuanensis encodes:
- a CDS encoding TVP38/TMEM64 family protein, with the protein MTDNLIAPRGTETADPQAVEHAGPTTGWRRRLARFALLVVGVAALAGVSALLPLREIAETLSAMGPSAAVAVAVLGGMLLSVLVPRTLITMTCGALLGAVTGGAAALAAAVIAAVATYYAGRWAGRGAMQARAGSRLARLDGWLNRRGLAAVLLVRFLPLAPFGLVGYAYGTTSVCRKRYLLGTTIAAIPSTVTYAIIGAAVAAPGDMNLLTLAPAAFSFVLSTAIILRWRHTARRAATPA; encoded by the coding sequence ATGACCGACAACCTGATCGCCCCGCGGGGCACCGAGACCGCGGACCCTCAGGCAGTTGAGCACGCCGGCCCCACCACCGGGTGGAGGCGTCGTTTAGCCCGATTCGCCCTGCTTGTCGTCGGGGTGGCCGCCCTCGCGGGCGTCTCGGCGCTGCTCCCGCTCCGGGAGATCGCCGAGACGCTGTCGGCGATGGGCCCGAGCGCTGCCGTCGCGGTCGCGGTCCTCGGCGGCATGCTGCTGTCGGTGCTGGTCCCGCGTACCCTCATCACGATGACCTGCGGCGCCCTCCTGGGCGCCGTGACCGGAGGCGCCGCCGCCCTGGCCGCCGCGGTGATCGCCGCCGTCGCCACCTACTACGCGGGCCGGTGGGCCGGCCGGGGCGCCATGCAGGCCCGGGCGGGCAGCCGCCTGGCCCGCCTGGACGGCTGGCTCAACCGCCGCGGCCTGGCCGCCGTCCTGCTGGTCCGTTTCCTCCCGCTGGCCCCGTTCGGCCTGGTCGGCTACGCCTACGGCACGACCAGCGTCTGCCGCAAGCGCTACCTACTCGGCACCACGATCGCCGCCATCCCGTCCACGGTCACCTACGCCATCATCGGCGCCGCCGTGGCCGCTCCCGGCGACATGAACCTACTGACCCTGGCGCCGGCCGCGTTCAGCTTCGTCCTCTCCACCGCGATCATCCTCCGCTGGCGGCACACCGCCCGCCGAGCAGCCACCCCCGCCTGA
- the aroA gene encoding 3-phosphoshikimate 1-carboxyvinyltransferase → MPDVLAVEPLTTPVDATVRPPGSKSITNRALLCAALAPGTSTLTGVLFADDTRAMLGAVEALGATVVTDEQACTVTVTGIDPVAVGGAGTIDARQSGTTSRFVLPAAALLHGRTVVDGTEQLRARPFGPVLDALRQIGAAVEELGAPGFLPAAVTGPADGGPVEVSGHISSQFLSGLLMAGPLMARGLAVSLTSPLVSVPYVEMTKAVMAAFGVTVDGLRVPAGAYRPARYAIEPDASAASYFLGAAAITGGRVTVSGLGAESLQGDVRFADVLERMGVSVSRTADSMTVRATGRLHGVDVDMADISDTAQTLAAVAVFADSPTRVRGIGFIRGKETDRIGAIVTELRRAGINAVEDTDGFTIHPGLPQPTRFATYDDHRMAMSLSLIGLRTPGIEIADPACVAKTYPAYFTDLATL, encoded by the coding sequence ATGCCTGACGTGCTCGCCGTCGAACCGCTCACCACGCCCGTCGACGCGACCGTCCGGCCGCCCGGCTCCAAGAGCATCACCAACCGGGCGCTGCTCTGCGCCGCCCTCGCCCCCGGCACGTCCACGCTCACCGGGGTGCTCTTCGCCGACGACACCCGCGCCATGCTGGGCGCCGTCGAGGCGCTCGGCGCCACCGTCGTCACCGACGAGCAGGCGTGCACGGTCACCGTGACCGGCATCGACCCGGTCGCCGTGGGTGGCGCCGGCACGATCGACGCCCGCCAGTCCGGGACCACCTCCCGCTTCGTCCTGCCCGCGGCGGCGCTCCTGCACGGGCGGACCGTCGTCGACGGCACCGAGCAGCTCCGGGCCCGGCCGTTCGGGCCGGTCCTCGACGCGCTGCGGCAGATCGGCGCCGCGGTCGAGGAGTTGGGCGCGCCCGGGTTCCTGCCGGCCGCCGTCACCGGTCCGGCCGACGGCGGGCCGGTCGAGGTGAGCGGGCATATCTCCAGCCAGTTCCTGTCCGGGCTGCTGATGGCCGGGCCGCTGATGGCGCGCGGGCTGGCCGTCTCGCTGACGTCGCCGCTGGTCTCGGTGCCCTACGTGGAGATGACCAAGGCGGTGATGGCGGCGTTCGGCGTCACCGTCGACGGTCTGAGGGTTCCCGCCGGCGCCTACCGGCCCGCCCGCTACGCGATCGAGCCGGACGCCAGCGCGGCGTCGTATTTCCTCGGTGCGGCGGCCATCACAGGCGGTCGGGTCACCGTTTCCGGTCTGGGCGCGGAGAGCCTTCAAGGAGATGTACGGTTCGCCGACGTCCTGGAACGGATGGGGGTTTCGGTGAGCCGTACCGCTGATTCGATGACCGTCCGTGCCACCGGCCGCCTGCACGGTGTGGATGTGGACATGGCTGACATCTCCGACACGGCGCAGACCCTGGCCGCCGTCGCCGTCTTCGCCGATTCCCCGACCCGGGTCCGTGGCATCGGCTTCATCCGCGGCAAGGAGACCGACCGGATCGGCGCCATCGTCACCGAGCTCCGCCGAGCCGGAATCAACGCCGTCGAGGACACCGACGGCTTCACCATCCATCCGGGACTCCCGCAGCCGACGCGTTTCGCCACCTACGACGACCACCGGATGGCGATGAGCCTCTCCCTGATCGGCCTGCGCACCCCGGGGATCGAGATCGCCGACCCGGCCTGCGTCGCGAAGACCTACCCGGCCTACTTCACCGACCTGGCCACCCTCTGA
- the leuS gene encoding leucine--tRNA ligase encodes MVKMSETETPPFRYTAALAGEIELRWQDFWAANGTFHAPNPVGELADPTHPRAGAPKLHVQDMFPYPSGAGLHVGHPLGYIGTDCYTRYQRQAGFNVLHPMGFDAFGLPAEQYAVQTGTHPAVTTAANVERYRQQLRRLGLAYDDRRSFSTTDPGYYRWTQWIFLQVFNSWFDPSVGKARPIQELIDSYESGARGPEWAGLSAVERRKLIDDHRLAYVSEAPVNWCPGLGTVLANEEVTPDGRSERGNFPVFQRSLKQWMMRITAYGDRLVEDLDALDWPEPVKLMQRNWIGRSRGAHVDFPVGSDTITVFTTRPDTLFGATYMVLAPEHELVERIAPAAWPAATKSVWTGGHATPAEAVAAYRATAAAKTEEERTADGKVKTGVFTGAFAVNPVNGTEIPIFIADYVLAGYGTGAIMAVPGQDERDWAFAEVFELPIIRTVEAPEGFEGAFTGDGPAINSEWLDGKGVAEAKAAMIDWLEAEGKGKGATTYRLRDWLFSRQRYWGEPFPIVYDETGLPIALPESMLPVVLPDTDDFSPRTFDADDADTEPETPLSRIKEWVQVELDLGDGLKTYTRETNTMPQWAGSCWYELRYLDPKNEKFPVDPENEAYWMGPRSPGDAGGVDLYVGGVEHAVLHLLYSRFWHKVLFDLGHVSSFEPFKKLFNQGYIQAYAFRDARGMIVPADEVVERDGKWYLGEQEVYREYGKMGKGLKNVVTPDEMCEQYGADTFRVYEMAMGPLDVSRPWETRAVVGSQRFLQRAWRLVVDEETGATRVTDEPLDPKTRKTLHRIIAGVREDMEELRFNTAIAKLIELTNTLTPQGTVSREAIEPLVLMISPFAPHMAEELWGKLGHEGSLAYTAFPVADPAQLVADAITYPVQVNGKVRGRVEVSPETTEDEVRAAALAAVAEALAGKEPKKVIVVKGRLVSVVV; translated from the coding sequence ATGGTGAAGATGAGCGAGACCGAGACCCCGCCCTTCCGTTACACCGCCGCGCTGGCCGGCGAGATCGAGCTGCGCTGGCAGGACTTCTGGGCCGCGAACGGGACGTTCCACGCGCCCAACCCGGTCGGCGAGCTGGCCGACCCCACCCACCCCCGGGCCGGTGCGCCCAAGCTGCACGTGCAGGACATGTTCCCGTACCCGTCCGGCGCCGGCCTGCACGTCGGGCATCCGCTGGGCTACATCGGCACCGACTGCTACACCCGCTACCAGCGGCAGGCCGGTTTCAACGTGCTGCACCCGATGGGCTTCGACGCGTTCGGCCTGCCCGCCGAGCAGTATGCGGTGCAGACCGGCACCCACCCGGCGGTCACCACCGCGGCGAACGTCGAGCGGTACCGGCAGCAGCTGCGGCGGCTGGGCCTGGCCTACGACGACCGGCGGTCGTTCTCGACCACCGACCCGGGCTACTACCGCTGGACGCAGTGGATCTTCCTGCAGGTCTTCAACTCCTGGTTCGACCCCTCGGTCGGCAAGGCAAGGCCCATTCAAGAGCTGATCGACTCGTACGAGTCAGGCGCTCGCGGTCCGGAATGGGCCGGTCTGTCCGCCGTCGAGCGGCGCAAGCTGATCGACGACCACCGCCTGGCCTACGTCTCCGAGGCGCCGGTCAACTGGTGCCCCGGCCTGGGCACCGTGCTGGCCAACGAGGAGGTCACCCCGGACGGCCGGTCCGAGCGGGGCAACTTCCCGGTCTTCCAGCGCAGCCTGAAGCAGTGGATGATGCGGATCACCGCGTACGGTGACCGCCTGGTCGAGGACCTGGACGCGCTGGACTGGCCGGAGCCGGTCAAGCTGATGCAGCGCAACTGGATCGGCCGGTCGCGCGGCGCCCACGTGGACTTCCCGGTCGGTTCGGACACGATCACGGTGTTCACGACCCGCCCGGACACGCTGTTCGGCGCCACCTACATGGTGCTGGCGCCGGAGCACGAACTGGTCGAGCGGATCGCGCCGGCCGCGTGGCCGGCGGCGACGAAGAGTGTCTGGACCGGCGGCCACGCCACGCCGGCCGAGGCTGTCGCGGCCTACCGGGCGACCGCCGCCGCGAAGACCGAGGAGGAGCGGACCGCCGACGGCAAGGTCAAGACCGGCGTCTTCACCGGCGCGTTCGCGGTCAACCCGGTCAACGGCACCGAGATCCCGATCTTCATCGCCGACTACGTGCTGGCCGGGTACGGCACCGGCGCGATCATGGCGGTGCCCGGCCAGGACGAGCGTGACTGGGCGTTCGCCGAGGTCTTCGAGCTGCCGATCATCCGTACCGTGGAAGCGCCCGAAGGTTTTGAAGGGGCTTTCACCGGCGACGGACCGGCGATCAACAGCGAATGGCTGGACGGCAAGGGCGTGGCCGAGGCCAAGGCCGCGATGATCGACTGGCTGGAGGCCGAGGGCAAGGGCAAGGGCGCGACCACCTACCGGCTGCGGGACTGGCTGTTCAGCCGGCAGCGGTACTGGGGCGAGCCGTTCCCGATCGTCTACGACGAGACCGGCCTGCCGATCGCGCTGCCCGAGTCGATGCTGCCGGTCGTCCTCCCGGACACCGACGACTTCTCGCCGCGCACCTTCGACGCCGACGACGCGGACACCGAGCCGGAGACCCCGCTGTCCCGGATCAAGGAGTGGGTGCAGGTCGAACTGGACCTGGGCGACGGGCTGAAGACGTACACCCGCGAGACCAACACCATGCCGCAGTGGGCCGGTTCCTGCTGGTACGAGCTGCGCTACCTGGACCCGAAGAACGAGAAGTTCCCGGTCGACCCGGAGAACGAGGCCTACTGGATGGGCCCGCGCTCGCCAGGTGACGCGGGTGGCGTCGACCTGTACGTCGGCGGCGTCGAGCACGCCGTGCTGCACCTGCTGTACTCGCGGTTCTGGCACAAGGTGCTGTTCGACCTGGGTCACGTCTCGTCGTTCGAGCCGTTCAAGAAGCTGTTCAACCAGGGCTACATCCAGGCGTACGCGTTCCGTGACGCCCGCGGCATGATCGTGCCCGCCGACGAGGTCGTCGAGCGCGACGGTAAGTGGTACCTGGGCGAGCAGGAGGTCTACCGCGAGTACGGCAAGATGGGCAAGGGCCTGAAGAACGTCGTCACCCCCGACGAGATGTGCGAGCAGTACGGCGCCGACACGTTCCGGGTGTACGAGATGGCGATGGGCCCGCTGGACGTCTCCCGCCCCTGGGAGACCCGTGCCGTCGTCGGCTCGCAGCGGTTCCTGCAGCGCGCCTGGCGCCTGGTCGTCGACGAGGAGACCGGCGCGACCCGGGTCACCGACGAACCGCTGGACCCGAAGACCCGCAAGACCCTGCACCGGATCATCGCCGGCGTCCGCGAGGACATGGAGGAGCTGCGGTTCAACACGGCCATCGCCAAGCTGATCGAGCTGACCAACACGCTGACCCCGCAGGGGACGGTGTCGCGCGAGGCGATCGAGCCGCTGGTGCTGATGATCTCGCCGTTCGCGCCGCACATGGCCGAGGAACTGTGGGGCAAGCTGGGCCACGAGGGCTCGCTGGCGTACACCGCCTTCCCGGTCGCCGACCCGGCCCAGCTGGTCGCCGACGCGATCACCTACCCGGTGCAGGTCAACGGCAAGGTCCGCGGTCGGGTCGAGGTCTCCCCGGAGACGACCGAGGACGAGGTACGGGCGGCCGCGCTGGCCGCCGTCGCCGAGGCGCTGGCCGGCAAGGAGCCGAAGAAGGTCATCGTGGTGAAGGGACGCCTGGTCAGCGTCGTCGTCTGA
- a CDS encoding AAA family ATPase — MTTPTWGEPAGPLTSAEFRAAAQAIMANIEQVIEGKSATVRLALAVLIAEGHLLIEDVPGVGKTKLAKALARSIDCSVRRIQFTPDLLPSDVTGVSVYNQETRDFEFKPGAVFANLVVGDEINRASPKTQSALLECMEERQVTVDGTTYELQAPFMVVATQNPIEMEGTYPLPEAQRDRFTARIAMGYPDPRAELAMLSGHGDHDPLNDLRAVADAALVRRLIETARAVHAADAVQQYAIALVTATREAPEIRLGASPRSTLQLLRTAKAVAALEGRDYVLPDDLQALAVPVLAHRIIPTADAQLNRRTTDAIVAEIVHRLPLPHARNPYDTRDGRASYESRGR, encoded by the coding sequence GTGACAACGCCGACCTGGGGCGAGCCGGCAGGCCCGCTGACGAGCGCTGAGTTCCGCGCCGCGGCCCAAGCCATCATGGCCAACATCGAACAGGTCATCGAGGGCAAGAGCGCCACGGTGCGACTGGCTCTCGCGGTCCTGATCGCCGAGGGCCACCTGCTGATCGAGGACGTGCCGGGCGTCGGTAAGACGAAACTGGCCAAGGCGCTCGCCCGCTCGATCGACTGCTCGGTTCGGCGTATTCAGTTCACGCCCGACCTGCTGCCCAGCGACGTGACCGGCGTCAGCGTCTACAACCAGGAGACGCGCGACTTCGAGTTCAAGCCGGGCGCGGTCTTCGCCAACCTGGTGGTCGGCGACGAGATCAACCGGGCCTCGCCGAAGACGCAGTCCGCGCTCCTGGAGTGCATGGAGGAGCGGCAGGTCACCGTCGACGGCACCACCTACGAGCTGCAGGCGCCGTTCATGGTGGTCGCGACGCAGAACCCGATCGAGATGGAGGGCACCTACCCCCTCCCCGAGGCGCAGCGCGACCGGTTCACCGCCCGGATCGCGATGGGCTACCCGGACCCGCGGGCCGAGCTGGCCATGCTCAGCGGCCACGGTGATCACGACCCGCTCAACGACCTGCGCGCCGTGGCGGACGCGGCCCTGGTCCGCCGGCTGATCGAGACCGCGCGCGCGGTGCACGCCGCCGACGCCGTCCAGCAGTACGCGATCGCCCTGGTCACCGCGACCCGGGAGGCCCCGGAGATCCGGCTCGGCGCGTCGCCCCGGTCCACGCTGCAGCTGCTGCGCACGGCCAAGGCGGTGGCCGCTCTGGAGGGCCGCGACTACGTGCTCCCCGACGACCTGCAGGCGCTGGCCGTGCCGGTTCTCGCGCACCGGATCATCCCGACCGCGGACGCGCAGCTCAACCGGCGGACCACCGACGCTATCGTCGCCGAGATCGTGCACCGGCTCCCGCTGCCGCACGCCCGCAATCCATACGACACCCGGGACGGTCGCGCCTCCTACGAGTCCCGGGGGCGGTGA
- a CDS encoding DUF58 domain-containing protein: MREALRGLTTRGRSFLAAAVAAAVSALILGESDLLRVAVLLAVLPLLAAWYVGRSRYKLACTRSLEPARTPVGSSARVILRLQNLSRLPTGTMLLEDRLPYALGSRPRVVLERLGAHQASSVAYTVRADVRGRYPIGPLMVRLTDPFGLCELTRSFPSVDRLTVIPQVHTLPRVRLAGEYAGTGESRARSVAVHGEDDAATREYRRGDDLRRVHWRSTARTGELMVRREEQPWESRATVVLDTRAFAHRGEGPTASFEWAVSAAASIAVHLREGGYKVRMVTGSGTDIDAAEGGGEGLILDTLADVKSDQNSDVSVLIEHVRRRNDGGLVIGLFGALTVAEAELLSGLRGNGATCIGFAIDTSTWVPSGVAEAEREHAAASLALIRAGWRSVPVTHGDTLAALWPTVARGSQGFAYRAAMAETTVSGVTR; encoded by the coding sequence ATGCGGGAGGCGCTGCGGGGACTCACCACGCGCGGCCGCTCGTTCCTGGCCGCGGCGGTCGCCGCCGCGGTCTCCGCGCTCATCCTCGGCGAGAGCGACCTGCTGCGGGTGGCGGTGCTGCTGGCCGTCCTGCCGCTGCTGGCCGCCTGGTATGTCGGCCGCAGCCGGTACAAGCTGGCCTGCACCCGCTCCCTGGAGCCGGCCCGGACCCCGGTCGGCTCCAGCGCGCGGGTCATCCTGCGGCTGCAGAACCTGTCCCGGCTGCCCACCGGCACCATGCTGCTGGAGGACCGGTTGCCGTACGCGTTGGGCAGTCGCCCCCGGGTGGTGCTGGAGCGCCTCGGCGCGCACCAGGCCAGTTCGGTGGCGTACACGGTGCGGGCCGACGTGCGCGGCCGCTACCCGATCGGCCCGCTGATGGTCCGGCTCACCGACCCGTTCGGGCTGTGCGAGCTGACCCGGTCGTTCCCCAGCGTCGACCGGCTGACCGTGATCCCCCAGGTGCACACGCTCCCCCGGGTGCGACTGGCCGGGGAGTACGCGGGGACCGGCGAGAGCCGCGCCCGCTCGGTGGCGGTGCACGGCGAGGACGACGCGGCCACCCGCGAGTACCGGCGCGGCGACGACCTGCGCCGGGTGCACTGGCGCTCCACCGCCCGTACCGGCGAATTGATGGTCCGCCGTGAGGAACAGCCCTGGGAGAGCCGGGCCACCGTGGTGCTCGACACCCGGGCCTTCGCCCACCGCGGCGAAGGACCGACCGCGAGCTTCGAGTGGGCCGTCTCGGCGGCCGCCAGCATCGCCGTCCACCTGCGCGAGGGCGGCTACAAGGTGCGCATGGTGACCGGTTCGGGCACCGACATCGACGCGGCCGAGGGCGGCGGCGAGGGCCTGATCCTGGACACGCTGGCCGACGTGAAGTCCGACCAGAACAGCGACGTGTCGGTGCTGATCGAGCACGTTCGGCGGCGTAACGACGGCGGGCTGGTGATCGGCCTGTTCGGCGCGCTGACGGTGGCCGAGGCGGAGCTACTCAGCGGCCTGCGCGGCAACGGCGCGACCTGCATCGGGTTCGCGATCGACACCTCCACCTGGGTGCCGTCGGGAGTCGCCGAGGCGGAGCGCGAGCACGCGGCCGCGTCGCTGGCCCTGATCCGGGCCGGCTGGCGGTCGGTTCCGGTGACACACGGCGACACCCTGGCCGCACTCTGGCCGACGGTGGCCCGGGGCTCGCAGGGCTTCGCCTACCGCGCCGCGATGGCGGAGACGACGGTCAGCGGGGTGACCCGATGA